A single region of the Nitrososphaerota archaeon genome encodes:
- the truD gene encoding tRNA pseudouridine(13) synthase TruD: MNNYFIETKNLNEMIGLKYYSTNINGIGGIIKYYPEDFEVYEILTNGLSAKNYNEKIIEKIHGQGNYLLCMLKKINIDFFL, from the coding sequence ATGAATAATTATTTTATAGAAACCAAAAATTTAAATGAAATGATAGGATTAAAATATTATTCTACGAATATTAATGGTATAGGCGGGATTATAAAATATTATCCTGAAGATTTTGAAGTATATGAAATATTAACCAATGGATTATCTGCTAAAAATTATAATGAAAAAATAATAGAGAAAATACATGGTCAAGGAAACTATTTACTATGTATGCTTAAAAAAATTAATATTGACTTTTTTTTATAA